DNA sequence from the Deinococcus seoulensis genome:
CATCGGCCCGGCCGCCGTGAACCAGGCAGTCAAGGCCCTGGCCATCGCCCGAGGTTACCTGACCGGTGACCTGCTCGATCTGGTCGCACAGCCAGAATTCGTGAAACTCGAAACTCCCCAGGAGGAACGCACCGCCGTGAAGTTCTCGGTGCGCGCCATTCCTGCCGCCCCGGCCTGAACCTGCACGGCCCGCAGGCCCGGTGTTCCTGCCGGGCGCGTTCCATGCTGCGTGCAGGGCCGCCCGGCGGCCGGGGCACCACCGTTCCGTGCGCAGACCCTGAATGCCGTCTCATAAAATCTGAGTGCATGTCGCTTAGATTGAGGGCAGGAGGAAGCGCCCCATGGAATTCTTAGGCCCCTACACCCCCCTGATCCTGCTGGTGTTCGTCGCGTCCATGCTGATCCAGGGTTACCTGACCCGCACGTACAGCCGCTGGAGTCAGGTTCGCAACCCCCGCAACCTGACCGGCGCGGACGTCGCCCGCCTGATGCTGGACGCCAACGGCCTGCACCACGTCCCCGTGAACGCCGTTCCCGGCAACCTCAGCGACCACTACGACCCCATCCGCAAGACCGTGAACCTCAGCGAGGGCGTGTACGGCGTGCCCAGCGTCAGCGCCATGGCCGTCGCCGCGCACGAGGTCGGGCACGCCATTCAGGACAAGGTCCGCATGCCCGCCCTGCTGCTCCGCGGCCGCCTCGCCGTCCCGCTGAGCCTTGGCATGAACCTCGCCCCGTGGCTGCTGATGGCCGGGATCTTCCTGCAACTCACCGGCCTGATCTGGGTCGGCGTGATCCTGTTCGGCGCGGCCCTGCTGTTTCACCTGATCACGCTGCCCGTCGAATTCGACGCCAGCCGCCGCGCCCTGGCGTACCTGCAGGCGGGCAACCTGACCGGCAGCGCCGAAGGGCAGAAGGGCGCCCAGGCCGTCCTGACCGCCGCCGCCCTGACCTACGTCGCCGGGTTCGCCATGGCCCTCGCGCAGTTCCTGAACGTGCTCGGGCTGGCCCGCAACCGCAGCTGACCACCCTCCCCACACACAGACAGCCCCCGACCTCTGGTGTCGGGGGCTGTCTGCTGTTTGACCTCCTAGAAGGCCAGAATCAGACGTTGAAGCCGAACATCCGCATCTGGCGTTTGCCGTCGTCGGTCATCTTGTCCGGACCCCATGGCGGCGTCCACACGAACTCCACGTTCACCTCGGTCACGCCGTCCAGGCGGCTGACGGCCATCTCGGCGTCCGCGCGGATCAGGTCCTGCACGGGGCAACCGACGCTGGTCAGGGTCATGGTGATGTCGATCAGGCCGCTCTCGGCGATGTCCACGCCGTAGATCAGGCCCAGGTCCACCACGTTCACCGGGATTTCCGGGTCCTTGACGACCTTCAGGGCTTCGAGAACCTGCGCCTCGGTGGGCAGCGTCACTGGCTGGCCTCCGGGCCGGTCGCGGTGGGCAGACCGTCGTTCGCCCAGGCCATGGTGCCCCCGGCGAGGTTCACGACCTGCGAGTACCCCTGCGCTTTCAGGTACTCTCCGGCGCGGGCGCTGCGGGCGCCGCTGCGGCAGATCATGACCAGTTCGCGGTCTTTCGGGAGTTCCGCGAACCGCGACTCGAACTCGCTGAGGGGAATCAGCGTGGCGCCCTCGGCGTGCACTTCCTCGAACTCGTTCGGCTCGCGAACGTCCACCAGCAGCGCCCCGGCCTGCACGCGGCGCTGCCCTTCCTGCGGAGAGATGTCTTCCATGCGGGCCAGCATAGCCGAGTGCGGGGCTGTGAATGTGCCCGCCACCCCCGAGCCCGTCCCGCGCGCCCCTATGCTGCGGGCATGACCCCGCCCGCCCCACCGCCCGCCCCCCCGCCCGATGGCGTGACCCTGATCGACCTGCGCCCCGAGGCGTTGCGTTCCCCGCCCCTCGCGGACCTGACCGGCCGCCCCGTGCGCGTGGTCAGCCTGGACGAGATCGAGAACGGCGCGCACGGCCTGACCCGCGACCTGGGGCCGCTGCTGGTCGTGTGCGAGCGGGGCGTGCGCAGCTCCCTGGCCGCCCGTTACCTGAACGCCGACGGTCTGGACGCCCGCGCCTATCCCGGCGGCGTCCCGGCGCTGCTGGCGGCGTTATCTCCCTCCGGTTCCTGACGGCCGGGCGGGACGCGGGCGGCGCGTCTCACGGTCCGCGCGGCTAGACTGCTTGCCATGTCAGTTCTGCCCCCCGGTTTCATCACGACCAGCGACGTGCTCGAAGGGCGCCTGAGCGGCGCGGACGTCCGCCGCCTGGAACTCGCGCACGGCAACGAGGAACTCCTGTACGGCCTGGACGTGCTCGGCCTCGCCGGGCCATTCAGCCGCGTCACCCCCTGGGAACTGGAGGACGAGCGGGGCGTGCGCCGCATCAACGCCAGCGGGTACGCCGCCACGCCCTTCGGCGAGATGCCGCCCGCCATCACGGAGTTCATGCAGGCGTTCCTGCGCGAGAACCGCGCCATGAGCCTCCCGCAGCAGAGCACCGGCCCGTGGCGCGCCGCGCTGGAAGCGAACCTCGTGCGGCTGCTGGCCCGCGAACTGCCCAGCCACGCCGACAGTCAGGTGTTCTTCTGCTCCAGCGGCACCGAGGCCATCGAGGGCGCCCTGAAATTCGCCAAGGCCTGGAGACCCAGGGCGAAATTCCAGATCTCGTTCGCCAGCGGGTACCACGGCAAGACGCTGGGCAGCCTGAGCCTCACGCCGAACCCCGAGTACCAGGACATCTTCCGGCCCCTCGTGCCGGGCGCACTGACCAGCCCCTACGGCGACCTGGACGCCCTGCGCAGCCTGATCCGCCGCGTCGGCCCCGACAACGTGGGCTGCGTGGTCATCGAACCCATCCAGGGCGAGGGTGGCGTGAACATCCCGCCCGCCGGATTCCTGCGCGGCGTCGGCGAACTGTGCCGCCAGCACGGCATCGTGGTCATCGCCGACGAGATCCAGACGGGCCTGGGCCGCACCGGCCACTGGTTCGAATCCGCCGCGCAGGGCCTGGACGCCGACATCATCACGCTTGCCAAACCGCTGGGCGGCGGCATGACCGCCGTGGGCGCCACCATCGTCCGCGCGCCCATCTACAAGAAAATGCTGGGCGGCCTGAGCAGCAAACGCCACAGCAACACCTTCGGCGGCGGCGCGCTGGCCATGGCCGTCGGCATGAAAAGCCTGGAGTACCTGATCGAGAACGACCTGCCCGCCCGCAGCGCCCGCCTGGGCGCAGAGGGCCTCGCGCGCCTCCAGGCTCTCCAGGTGCGCTTCCCGAAACTGCTTCAGGCAGTGCGCGGCCAGGGCATGCTGTTCGCCCTGCAATTCCAGCCGATGGTCGGCGTGCCCCTGCCCGGCGCCCTGAAGGAACTGGTGTTCGAGGCGACCGCCATCCTCGCGCTGCGCGAACTGCACGGCGCGGGCGTCATGGCGAACCTCAGCCTCAGCAGCAAACGCACCGTGCGCCTGACCCCTGCACTGGACATGCCGCAGGACGTGTTCGACACCATGATCGGCCGCGTGGAGGCCTTCGTGCAGACCCACCCGAACGCCCGCGACCTGCTGACCCGCACGCCCCCGCAGGTCACGGCCCGCCTCGCCGCGTTCGCCGCCAGCAAACCCAAGAAACGCACGCCCAGCGACGGGTAAGCCTTTCGTGGGATAGATCCTGCATGGGGGCCGGGGTGGCAGGACACACCCCGGCCCCCGGCAGTCGTGCAGGTGCCGCTCTACAACCCGCGTTCCAGTGCCGTGTCCAGCCGCTCCAGCATCAGCGTGACCTCTCCCGTTGTGATGCTCAGGGGCGGCCCCAGCAGCAGGTGATCGCCGCGCATGCCGTCCAGGGCGCCGCTGCCGGGGTACGTGAGCAGTCCGGCGTCGCGGGCGGCGGCGGCGACCCGTTCGGCTGCGCCGGGGGTCGCGTGCGGCTGCCCGGTGGCGGGGTCGCCCAGGATCACGCCGAGCAGCAGGCCGTGCCCGCGTACGTCCAGCACGCCGGGGTGGCGGGCTTGCAGGGCGCGCAGTCCGTCCAGCAACTGCGCCCCACGTTCCCGCGCCGCGTCCACCAGCCCTTCGCGCTGCACGATGTCCAGCACGCTCAGGCCCGCCGCCACGCTGACCGGGTGCCCGGCGTACGTGAAGCCGTGCTTGAACGCGCCGCTGCCGTTCATGACCGTGTCGTACACCTGCGCGGAGGCCATCACGCCTGCCAGGGGCGCGTACCCGGCGGCCAGTCCCTTGCCGAGCACCACGAGGTCCGGCGTGACCTGCGGGTCGTGCAGGCGTACGGCCAGTGGCGCTCCGCAGCGGCCCATGCCGCTCATGACCTCGTCCGCGATGAACAGCACGCCGTACTCCCGGCAGATCGCCGCGATGTGGGCGTGATACCCGGCGTTCGGGGCGAGCGCCGCGTCCGACGCGCCCACCACCGGCTCGCACATGAACGCCGCGACCGACTCCGGCCCGACCTTCTCCAGCAGGGCGCGCAGGCGTTCGGCGTCGGCCTCGCCGCTCAGGGACGGGTCGGGTTTCGGCAGTTTCGGCCACGCTTCGGGGCGCATCAGCGGGGCGTACACCTCACGCCGCGCGCCCATGCCCGACGCGGCCAGCGCGCCCAGGCTCGCGCCGTGGTAACTGGGCACCCGCGTGACCACCCGGAAGCGCCCCGGTTCGCCCCGCTCGACGTGGTACTGCCGAGCGAGCTTGATGGCACTCTCGTTCGCCTCGGACCCGCCGGACACCGCCCAGAAGCGGTAACTGGGCAGATTCAGGAACCCGGTCAGCTGCGAGGCGTACGTTTCGAGCACGTCACTGGAGAACTGCGAGCCGTGCACGAACGCCAGCCGCGCCGCCTGCTCCGCCATGGCCTGCGCCACCTCGGTGCGCCCGTGCCCCACGTTCGCCACGAGCGCCCCGGACGACCCGTCCAGGTACGAGCGGCCCTGATCGTCCTGAATGAACACCCCGTGGGCAGAAACGGCGGTCGGGTACGACTTGCGGCTGCGGTAGAACACGTTCGACATGGGCTGGGTTCCTTGTGCGCAAAGGGAGAGGGTGGCGGGAAGGAGGGGGGCGCGGGTCAGCGGCCGGTGTGGCCGTGCCCGCCCGTGCGGGTGGGGGCGCTGCCGTCGTCACCGTCGGCCAGCAGGAACGCGCTGAAGACGCCCTGCGCGAAGCGGTCCCCGGGCTGCGCCGAGTACGCCTCTTCACCCAGGTTGTGCAGCGCGATGCGGATGTTCCCGTCGTTGCCGGGATTGCC
Encoded proteins:
- a CDS encoding stage V sporulation protein S is translated as METLRVSGTSRPNAIAGAIAALLRSQGQVEMQAIGPAAVNQAVKALAIARGYLTGDLLDLVAQPEFVKLETPQEERTAVKFSVRAIPAAPA
- a CDS encoding zinc metallopeptidase — its product is MEFLGPYTPLILLVFVASMLIQGYLTRTYSRWSQVRNPRNLTGADVARLMLDANGLHHVPVNAVPGNLSDHYDPIRKTVNLSEGVYGVPSVSAMAVAAHEVGHAIQDKVRMPALLLRGRLAVPLSLGMNLAPWLLMAGIFLQLTGLIWVGVILFGAALLFHLITLPVEFDASRRALAYLQAGNLTGSAEGQKGAQAVLTAAALTYVAGFAMALAQFLNVLGLARNRS
- a CDS encoding metal-sulfur cluster assembly factor, with amino-acid sequence MTLPTEAQVLEALKVVKDPEIPVNVVDLGLIYGVDIAESGLIDITMTLTSVGCPVQDLIRADAEMAVSRLDGVTEVNVEFVWTPPWGPDKMTDDGKRQMRMFGFNV
- a CDS encoding rhodanese-like domain-containing protein produces the protein MEDISPQEGQRRVQAGALLVDVREPNEFEEVHAEGATLIPLSEFESRFAELPKDRELVMICRSGARSARAGEYLKAQGYSQVVNLAGGTMAWANDGLPTATGPEASQ
- a CDS encoding rhodanese-like domain-containing protein, translating into MTPPAPPPAPPPDGVTLIDLRPEALRSPPLADLTGRPVRVVSLDEIENGAHGLTRDLGPLLVVCERGVRSSLAARYLNADGLDARAYPGGVPALLAALSPSGS
- a CDS encoding class-III pyridoxal-phosphate-dependent aminotransferase, with product MSVLPPGFITTSDVLEGRLSGADVRRLELAHGNEELLYGLDVLGLAGPFSRVTPWELEDERGVRRINASGYAATPFGEMPPAITEFMQAFLRENRAMSLPQQSTGPWRAALEANLVRLLARELPSHADSQVFFCSSGTEAIEGALKFAKAWRPRAKFQISFASGYHGKTLGSLSLTPNPEYQDIFRPLVPGALTSPYGDLDALRSLIRRVGPDNVGCVVIEPIQGEGGVNIPPAGFLRGVGELCRQHGIVVIADEIQTGLGRTGHWFESAAQGLDADIITLAKPLGGGMTAVGATIVRAPIYKKMLGGLSSKRHSNTFGGGALAMAVGMKSLEYLIENDLPARSARLGAEGLARLQALQVRFPKLLQAVRGQGMLFALQFQPMVGVPLPGALKELVFEATAILALRELHGAGVMANLSLSSKRTVRLTPALDMPQDVFDTMIGRVEAFVQTHPNARDLLTRTPPQVTARLAAFAASKPKKRTPSDG
- a CDS encoding aminotransferase family protein — encoded protein: MSNVFYRSRKSYPTAVSAHGVFIQDDQGRSYLDGSSGALVANVGHGRTEVAQAMAEQAARLAFVHGSQFSSDVLETYASQLTGFLNLPSYRFWAVSGGSEANESAIKLARQYHVERGEPGRFRVVTRVPSYHGASLGALAASGMGARREVYAPLMRPEAWPKLPKPDPSLSGEADAERLRALLEKVGPESVAAFMCEPVVGASDAALAPNAGYHAHIAAICREYGVLFIADEVMSGMGRCGAPLAVRLHDPQVTPDLVVLGKGLAAGYAPLAGVMASAQVYDTVMNGSGAFKHGFTYAGHPVSVAAGLSVLDIVQREGLVDAARERGAQLLDGLRALQARHPGVLDVRGHGLLLGVILGDPATGQPHATPGAAERVAAAARDAGLLTYPGSGALDGMRGDHLLLGPPLSITTGEVTLMLERLDTALERGL